One genomic region from Amaranthus tricolor cultivar Red isolate AtriRed21 chromosome 12, ASM2621246v1, whole genome shotgun sequence encodes:
- the LOC130828600 gene encoding uncharacterized protein LOC130828600: MNVQLNWIPGRPELENENLLSAFGISLAIDRRIAKQNLRAKSPELMKKFSVLRLASGAIQRAEDKPLPLPPKDSATVEKGLEDVPSEQEALRLLEERKQVHIPDESERVVPPQTRGATKKSGKKKRKRDSSSHKEKSAKRPSGGAVPTARPLQIRPVEEETSPLQDSPRPSSDKGKEKMGESSAAPSSQYAEVYRRREVSPFRRDTPFPELRHKGLVVRFNRATSNLISKVDVDLLESMPPRDRVRQAQASAAENAFD, from the exons atgaacgtccaacttaattggataccTGGTCGTCCTGAgctggagaatgagaacctcctctcagccTTCGGCAttagcttggctatcgatcgga GGATAGCCAAGCAAAATCTTCGAGCCAAGAGTCCTGAactaatgaagaaattcagcgttcTGAGACTTGCTTCAGGGGCCATCCAGCGGGCCGAGGATAagcctcttccccttcctccAAAG gactcggcAACCGTGGAGAAGGGTCTGGAGGACGTGCCTTCGGAGCAAGAGGCTCTCCGACTTCTTGAAGAAAGAAAGCAGGTTCATATCCCCGATGAATCTGAGAGGGTGGTTCCTCCCCAGACGAGGGGTGCGACAaaaaagagtgggaagaagaagaggaagcgggATTCTTCTTCCCACAAGGAGAAGTCGGCAAAGAGGCCCTCCGGGGGCGCGGTCCCTACCGCCCGGCCCCTCCAAATAAGGCCAGTTGAAGAGGAGACCTCGCCCCTTCAAGACTCTCCACGGCCATCTTCAGATAAAGGGAAGGAGAAAATGGGGGAATCTTCCGCGGCTCCCTCCTCTCAATATGCCGAGGTTTACCGTCGCCGGGAGGTTTCCCCTTTTCGACGCGACACACCCTTTCCGGAGCTGAGGCATAAGGGCTTAGTAGTCCGCTTTaacagggcgacgtccaacTTAATCAGCAAAGTGGACGTCGACCTTTTAGAATCTATGCCCCCCCGTGATAGGGTGCGTCAAGCACAAGCTTCGGCGGCGGAG AATGCATTTGATTGA
- the LOC130828599 gene encoding uncharacterized protein LOC130828599, whose product MNHDLCIVDPFSPRSTNKQPLFFDPEVEATARKTHASAKKRRAEARKQAQQASQSLDMAGQAPERTLRQSTQPKASNVTAGIRMPTTNAGNFDIKSHVMNMITGNQFYGLDNEEPVDHLQKFLQACSLQKITGMTDDELYLYLFRFSLAGKAQRWYNSLPNTITTWAQLSDAFLVKYYPGYKTHDYRVKLYSFSQDAGETFHDAWERFKDYQYMCPHHGIEKEFLMQSFYNGLDNETKRMVDGAAGGSFMNKQTSEAISLLDTLAENQWNSSSRRAAQAPRKGKHEVETYSLLSSQISALNAKIDGMRMNASTSMPVNAMATSSQGGVACDYCGMHGHSLMECSVNPNGAMGVPEQVNAFQARPLFNNNSYYPGIRNNPNLSYRSNNVLNSQQQHFPPQAPQQQYGQHQQFQPNQGPPGFQRPPQGHQQQQFQNQQPQSELGELKTMMAQMAKQLEQLSTHNKMLETQVAQLAASSSSRQAGALPGQPTQPHGKETANAITTRSGLSYDEPPMPHNEESNSKEVGIPEVVIDEAPSEAVHEKEKAKEEALQVPPITLPFPNRQVKSKLDKQFGKFLEVVKNLQVTVPFTELIKQVPAYAKFMKDILTRKRAFSEVDTVAFTEQCSALLQNKSPPKLKDPGSFSIPCHIGTLFIDKALCDLGASVSVMPFSIYSKLKMGDLKVTNITLQMADRSVKYPLGILEDVPVRVGKFYIPVDFVVLDVEEDRQIPIILGRPFLHTAGAVIDVKNGRLTLSVGDDNVTFNLSNALKDPMLEEKCYAIDVVDVICHDNLPLTLMKDPLEAVLCLESSTGDAIIWKTEINAIEQALCNEELSHSKSKRVQRLVRPICKVEMLVRMMTMMMSSRIMTLTPWFFWSELVASLLFAGSFASHTLDNVTIFCTSACIRKLIGLLHGLYHSLGVGVYM is encoded by the exons atgaatcatgatctatGCATAGTGgatccttttagccctag GAGTACCAACAAGCAACCTTTGTTTTTTGATCCTGAGGTTGAGGCAACTGCTCGTAAAACACACGCAAGTGCAAAGAAAAGGAGGGCGGAGGCTCGTAAACAAGCTCAACAAGCCTCTCAATCTCTTGACATGGCAGGTCAGGCTCCCGAGAGAACTCTTAGGCAGTCTACACAGCCCAAGGCTAGCAATGTTACCGCGGGGATTAGGATGCCGACTACTAATGCTGGAAACTTTGACATCAAATCCCATGTTATGAATATGATCACGGGAAATCAGTTCTATGGTCTTGACAATGAAGAACCCGTCGATCATCTGCAGAAATTCCTTCAAGCATGTTCTCTACAAAAGATTACTGGGATGACTGACGACGAGCTCTACTTGTACCTCTTTCGTTTCTCTTTGGCAGGCAAGGCTCAACGTTGGTATAACTCTCTTCCCAACACCATCACTACTTGGGCGCAACTGTCTGATGCTTTTCTAGTGAAGTATTATCCCGGTTATAAGACTCATGACTACAGAGTTAAACTCTATAGTTTCTCACAAGATGCGGGGGAGACTTTTCATGATGCGTGGGAGAGATTCAAAGATTACCAATATATGTGCCCTCATCACGGTATTGAGAAGGAATTTCTTATGCAATCTTTTTATAATGGTCTTGATAATGAGACTAAGAGGATGGTAGATGGTGCGGCTGGCGGCtctttcatgaacaaacaaacttCTGAGGCTATTTCACTCTTGGATACTCTTGCTGAAAATCAATGGAATAGCTCATCTAGGCGCGCAGCTCAAGCACCAAGGAAGGGGAAGCATGAAGTTGAAACTTATTCCCTTCTATCATCACAAATCTCAGCTTTGAATGCGAAAATCGATGGGATGCGCATGAATGCTAGTACATCTATGCCCGTCAATGCTATGGCTACCTCTAGCCAAGGTGGAGTTGCTTGTGATTATTGCGGTATGCATGGTCATTCTCTAATGGAGTGTTCTGTTAATCCCAATGGAGCTATGGGAGTGCCAGAGCAAGTTAATGCTTTTCAAGCTCGTCCTCTTTTCAACAACAATAGCTACTATCCTGGAATTCGGAATAATCCTAACTTGTCATATCGCAGCAACAATGTGTTAAATTCTCAACAGCAACACTTTCCACCACAAGCACCACAACAACAATATGGGCAACATCAGCAATTTCAGCCCAATCAAGGACCACCCGGTTTCCAAAGGCCTCCTCAAGGCCATCAACAACAGCAATTTCAGAACCAGCAACCCCAATCCGAATTGGGGGAGTTGAAAACCATGATGGCTCAAATGGCCAAACAGCTTGAGCAACTCAGTACTCACAATAAAATGCTTGAAACTCAAGTCGCTCAATTAGCTGCATCTAGCTCCTCTAGACAAGCAGGAGCATTGCCCGGCCAACCTACTCAACCACATGGCAAGGAGACCGCCAATGCAATCACTACAAGGAGCGGGTTGAGTTATGATGAGCCGCCCATGCCTCACAATGAAGAGTCAAATTCGAAAGAAGTGGGCATTCCTGAAGTGGTTATTGATGAAGCACCTTCTGAGGCAGTGCACGAGAAAGAGAAAGCAAAAGAAGAGGCATTGCAAGTGCCTCCCATCACACTTCCTTTTCCCAACCGCCAAGTAAAGAGCAAGCTTGACAAACAATTCGGTAAGTTCTTGGAGGTAGTTAAGAATTTGCAGGTAACAGTTCCTTTTACTGAATTAATCAAACAAGTGCCTGCTTATGCTAAATTCATGAAGGACATATTGACTAGGAAAAGAGCTTTTAGTGAGGTGGATACAGTTGCTTTTACTGAACAATGTAGTGCTTTGCTACAAAACAAATCCCCTCCAAAACTGAAAGATCCTGGTAGTTTCTCCATCCCCTGTCACATTGGGACACTGTTTATTGATAAAGCTTTATGTGATTTAGGAGCTAGTGTCAGTGTAATGCCTTTTTCTATCTATTCTAAACTGAAAATGGGAGATCTAAAAGTCACCAATATTACTTTACAAATGGCCGACCGTTCTGTTAAATATCCTTTGGGTATTTTAGAGGACGTCCCTGTTAGGGTAGGTAAGTTTTATATCcctgttgattttgttgttcttgatgTGGAGGAAGATCGACAAATTCCTATTATTTTAGGAAGACCTTTCCTTCATACGGCAGGAGCAGTAATTGATGTGAAAAATGGTAGACTTACACTTTCTGTGGGGGATGACAATGTAACTTTCAATTTGAGCAATGCTTTGAAAGATCCCATGCTTGAGGAAAAATGTTATGCTATTGATGTAGTTGATGTGATTTGTCATGATAACTTGCCCCTAACTCTTATGAAAGATCCTTTGGAGGCCGTTCTTTGTCTTGAATCTTCTACAGGTGATGCTATCATTTGGAAGACTGAAATTAATGCTATTGAACAAGCTCTTTGTAATGAAGAGCTTAGTCATAGCAAGAGCAAGAGAGTGCAGAGGTTAGTTCGGCCTATATGCAAAGTTGAGATGCTTGTaaggatgatgacgatgatgatgagcaGCAGGATAATGACTTTGACCCCATGG TTTTTTTGGTCGGAGTTGGTTGCTTCTCTCCTTTTTGCAGGTTCTTTTGCAAGTCACACTTTGGATAACGTGACGATTTTCTGTACTTCAGCTTGCATTAGGAAGTTAATTG gATTGTTGCATGGTTTGTACCACTCATTAGGAGTGGGAGTTTACATGTga
- the LOC130828803 gene encoding uncharacterized protein LOC130828803 has translation MGLLLRSLMMLLLLWLAWLSIIAAQKSTQSARVLDAILQDYAYRAFIRPRTGIVYDGSVPSNMTGIKVSGIRLRSGSLRTRGVQSYKEFEIPKGVIVRPYVERLVLVYQNLGNWSNLYYPLPGHTYLSPILGLLAYDAVNLLATNLSNLDIRASTNPIKIHFSNVKSVPHGSVAMCAWFDLSGNVNFSNEVSKHTCSTSQQGHFALVVGSLAPSPAPSEPTPSPGSHKKKKNMKKVWIIVGSVLGGVLLLVLLAMLLASLRKCQQKKKMENMEKASEIGETFRMTTVGSAKAPAAMVTRTKPTLEAENAP, from the coding sequence ATGGGGCTTCTTCTTCGAAGTCTCATGATGCTTTTATTGTTATGGTTGGCTTGGCTATCGATTATTGCGGCGCAGAAATCTACGCAATCTGCTCGTGTTCTGGATGCAATTCTCCAAGATTATGCTTATAGGGCATTCATTCGTCCGAGGACTGGTATTGTATATGATGGGTCAGTACCTTCCAACATGACAGGGATCAAGGTTTCGGGTATAAGGCTGAGGAGTGGTAGCTTGagaactaggggtgttcaatcgTACAAAGAGTTTGAGATTCCTAAAGGTGTTATTGTTCGGCCATATGTAGAGAGGCTTGTTTTGGTTTATCAGAATCTGGGAAACTGGTCTAATCTGTATTACCCTTTGCCTGGGCACACCTATTTATCTCCTATTCTTGGATTGCTTGCTTATGATGCTGTGAACTTATTAGCTACCAATTTATCTAATTTGGATATCAGGGCGTCAACAAATCCCATTAAAATTCACTTCTCAAATGTTAAATCCGTGCCACATGGGTCTGTCGCAATGTGTGCTTGGTTTGATCTTAGTGGTAATGTCAATTTCAGCAATGAGGTATCAAAGCATACTTGTTCAACCTCCCAACAGGGGCATTTTGCCTTGGTGGTTGGGAGTCTTGCTCCTTCCCCTGCTCCTTCAGAACCTACACCATCCCCAGGCTCtcataagaaaaagaaaaatatgaagAAGGTCTGGATAATTGTAGGATCAGTGTTGGGTGGAGTCTTGCTGTTGGTGTTATTGGCAATGTTGCTGGCATCGTTGAGAAAATGCCAGCAGAAGAAGAAAATGGAAAATATGGAGAAGGCCTCAGAGATTGGTGAAACCTTTAGAATGACGACAGTAGGCAGTGCTAAAGCACCTGCAGCTATGGTAACAAGGACAAAACCGACTCTTGAGGCTGAAAATGCACCGTAA